Proteins encoded together in one Impatiens glandulifera chromosome 1, dImpGla2.1, whole genome shotgun sequence window:
- the LOC124919396 gene encoding O-fucosyltransferase 39, giving the protein MMKLQESHRSGALTGAALLLLLLLFPAHFAQSTTSPSSLSEWNTPKPRHTRLLKSALQRENLKVGESDLWVPLADQGSRSCVETTTTIPNVNDDKQQLQYESSSEGFIQVFLDGGLNQQRMGVCDAVAIAKILNATLVIPHFEVNSVWQDSSTFKDIFDVDHFINVLKDDISIIQELPDEYKWSTREYYATAIRATRIKTAPVHASANWYIENVLPVIQSYGIAAISPFSHRLAFDNLPIDIQRLRCKVNFKALMFVPHIRALGDALVSRLQYPAGQTEAIGTKYLRKVNDANYNEGTGKFVVLHLRFDKDMAAHSACDFGGGKAEKLALAKYRQVIWQGRVLNSQFTDEELRSQGRCPLTPEEIGLLLAALGFDNRTRLYLASHKVYGGEARISTLRELFPLMEDKKSLATSDERAQIKGKASLLAAVDYYVSMYSDVFISASPGNMHNAVVGHRTYLNLKTIRPNMALLGQLFLNKSINWPEFQKSVEEGHVNRQGQLRIRKPKQSIYTYPAPDCMCHNSSQGDDDQEQDTT; this is encoded by the exons ATGATGAAGCTCCAAGAAAGCCATCGCAGCGGAGCTCTCACCGGCGCAGCCTtgctacttcttcttcttctttttccagCCCACTTTGCTCAATCCACCACCTCGCCTTCTTCTTTATCG GAATGGAATACACCAAAGCCTCGACATACACGACTACTCAAGAGTGCCTTACAACGAGAAAAC TTGAAAGTGGGAGAATCTGATCTATGGGTTCCTTTAGCTGACCAAGGATCGAGATCATGTGTCGAAACTACTACTACTATTCCAAATGTAAATGATGATAAACAGCAATTACAGTATGAATCATCATCTGAAGGATTCATACAGGTTTTTCTTGATGGAGGATTGAATCAGCAGAGAATGGGG GTATGCGATGCAGTAGCCATTGCTAAGATTCTTAATGCAACTCTTGTCATACCTCATTTTGAAGTCAATTCAGTTTGGCAAGATTCAAG CACATTCAAGGATATATTTGATGTGGATCACTTCATTAATGTATTGAAGGATGATATTTCAATAATTCAAGAGCTTCCCGATGAATACAAATGGAGCACAAGAGAATACTATGCAACAGCTATCCGAGCCACTAGAATCAAAACCGCACCAGTCCATGCATCCGCAAATTGGTATATTGAGAATGTCTTGCCTGTTATTCAGAG TTATGGGATAGCAGCAATATCGCCATTTTCTCATCGGCTCGCGTTTGATAACTTGCCCATTGACATTCAAAGGCTCAGATGCAAAGTTAACTTCAAAGCATTGATGTTTGTTCCCCATATTAGAGCTCTTGGAGATGCTCTTGTCAGTCGTTTACAGTATCCGGCTGGTCAAACTGAAGCAATTGGTACTAAGTACCTTAGGAAAGTTAATGATGCTAATTATAACGAAGGGACTGGAAAATTTGTTGTTCTACATCTTAGGTTTGATAAG GATATGGCTGCACACTCAGCCTGTGATTTTGGCGGTGGAAAAGCTGAAAAACTCGCTCTGGCTAAATACAGACAAGTAATTTGGCAAGGAAGGGTCTTAAACTCACAATTCACAGACGAAGAATTGAGAAGCCAGGGTCGTTGCCCATTGACTCCAGAAGAAATCGGGTTGCTACTGGCTGCTTTAGGGTTTGACAATAGAACTCGATTGTATCTGGCCTCCCACAAG GTATATGGTGGAGAAGCAAGAATTTCAACCTTGAGAGAATTGTTTCCACTTATGGAAGACAAGAAGAGTCTTGCCACATCTGATGAAAGGGCTCAGATTAAAGGAAAAGCTTCTCTATTGGCGGCAGTTGATTACTATGTCAGCATGTATAGTGATGTTTTCATTTCTGCGTCTCCTGGCAATATGCACAATGCTGTG GTGGGACATAGAACTTACTTGAATTTGAAGACCATACGGCCAAACATGGCATTGTTGGGTCAGTTATTCTTGAACAAGAGCATAAACTGGCCAGAGTTCCAAAAGTCAGTTGAAGAAGGCCATGTTAACCGACAAGGGCAGTTGAGGATTCGGAAGCCCAAACAGTCGATTTATACATATCCTGCCCCTGATTGCATGTGCCATAATTCCTCTCAAGGTGATGATGATCAAGAACAGGACACAACTTGA
- the LOC124919397 gene encoding mechanosensitive ion channel protein 2, chloroplastic-like isoform X1, whose amino-acid sequence MMMAVLGSLQLQVPHELTMYKTHHHQRNNELFKRKVACINSVSTRTDLLSVASFQKCDLWGRCLVANIHRPISYGPCRFTSFKCYSFLDPSKVFQVPSLKSTAVALTRSYNALPERQLLLKLVPTIGIIAFALWGLLPLMRQCRNIFQQNKGDNNWKKSGTYYVGTSYLQPLLLWTGATLICRSLDPMILPSEASRIVKQRLLNFIRSLSTVLALAYSLSSAIQQAQKLLMETNVSSDPRNMGFQFAGKAVYTAVWVAAISLFMELLGFSTQKLLTAGGLGTVLLTLAGREIFTNFLSSAMIHATRPFVVNEWVQTKIEGYEVSGTVEHVGWWSPTIIRGEDREAVHIPNHKFTVNVVRNLSQKTHWRIKTHLAISHLDVNKINNIVADMRKVLAKNSQVEHKRLHRRVFLDIVDTENQALLILISCFVKTSHFEEYLGVKEAVLLDLLKVISHHRARLATPIRTVQKMYKDSDDSIFSSGGTSAAIRPLLLIEDKTKPQTHQAQPNNADERPNAKENDAKLKETLLSDSTRTDDENEMPTKTTGSTSNQTVSNKQQAKKTTISGNNKQSNKIEETTDKPDNNRPSISRHPPLEENIVLGVALEGSKRTLPIEEESASEMVEKSATSSNGGNSKGN is encoded by the exons atgatgatgGCTGTATTGGGTTCTTTGCAACTGCAAGTGCCCCATGAACTGACCATGTACAAGACCCACCACCACCAGAGGAACAATGAGTTGTTCAAG AGAAAAGTGGCTTGCATAAACTCAGTTTCAACCAGAACCGATCTTCTGTCAGTTGCTTCA TTTCAGAAATGCGATTTATGGGGTCGTTGTCTTGTTGCCAACATACACAGACCAATATCCTATGGTCCGTGTAGATTTACATCATTCAAATGTTATTCTTTTCTAGATCCAAGCAAAGTCTTCCAAGTTCCATCTCTAAAGAGTACTGCTGTTGCATTGACAAG ATCATATAATGCTTTACCAGAGAGACAGTTATTACTGAAGTTAGTTCCAACGATTGGTATTATTGCCTTTGCTCTATGGGGTCTTTTGCCACTCATGCGCCAATGCAGAAATATCTTTCAGCAA AATAAGGGTGATAATAATTGGAAAAAGAGTGGAACTTACTACGTAGGGACATCCTATCTTCAGCCCCTTCTTCTATGGACTGGAGCAACTCTTATCTGCAG GTCACTAGATCCAATGATTCTCCCTTCAGAAGCTAGTCGGATTGTTAAGCAGAGACTCCTGAATTTTATAAGATCACTGTCAACTGTTCTGGCTCTTGCTTATTCTTTATCAAG TGCAATCCAACAAGCACAGAAGTTGTTGATGGAAACAAATGTATCATCTGACCCACGTAAT ATGGGTTTTCAATTTGCCGGGAAGGCTGTGTATACTGCTGTATGGGTTGCTGCCATTTCATTGTTCATGGAGTTGCTAGGGTTCTCAACACAAAAATTGCTCACAGCCGGAGGTCTTGGAACAGTCTTGCTTACTCTTGCTGGTCGCGAG ATATTCACAAATTTCCTCTCAAGTGCAATGATTCACGCAACACGTCCATTCGTTGTTAATGAGTGGGTTCAAACTAAAATTGAAGGTTATGAAGTTTCTGGGACTGTTGAG CATGTCGGTTGGTGGTCACCTACCATTATAAGGGGTGAAGATCGTGAAGCTGTTCACATTCCCAATCATAAGTTCACAGTTAATGTTGTGAGGAATCTTAGTCAGAAGACTCACTGGCGCattaagactcatcttgcaatcAGCCACTTGGATGTTAATAAGATAAAT AATATTGTTGCCGATATGCGCAAGGTTTTGGCTAAGAATTCCCAAGTGGAACATAAGAGATTACACAGAAGAGTGTTTCTGGACATCGTTGACACTGAAAATCAGGCTCTTTTG ATCTTGATTTCCTGCTTTGTCAAGACCTCACATTTTGAAGAATATCTGGGTGTGAAG GAAGCTGTATTATTAGATCTTTTGAAAGTTATAAGCCATCATCGTGCTAGACTCGCCACACCTATTCGCACGGTGCAGAAGATGTACAAGGATTCAGACGACTCTATCTTCTCTAGTGGAGGAACATCAGCAGCCATCCGACCTTTGCTTCTGATAGAGGACAAAACTAAACCTCAAACTCATCAAGCACAGCCCAATAATGCTGATGAAAGGCCAAATGCAAAAGAAAACGACGCCAAATTGAAAGAAACTCTGCTTTCTGATTCTACGAGAACAGATGATGAAAATGAAATGCCAACCAAAACGACGGGATCAACTTCCAACCAAACTGTCTCCAACAAGCAACAAGCTAAGAAAACAACAATCTCGGGAAACAACAAGCAGAGCAATAAGATTGAAGAAACGACTGATAAACCAGATAATAACCGTCCATCAATATCGAGACACCCTCCTTTAGAGGAGAACATAGTACTTGGTGTTGCACTCGAGGGATCTAAGAGGACTCTTCCTATCGAAGAAGAGTCGGCCTCGGAAATGGTGGAGAAAAGTGCAACTTCAAGCAACGGTGGTAACAGCAAGGGCAATTAG
- the LOC124919397 gene encoding mechanosensitive ion channel protein 2, chloroplastic-like isoform X2, which translates to MMMAVLGSLQLQVPHELTMYKTHHHQRNNELFKRKVACINSVSTRTDLLSVASKCDLWGRCLVANIHRPISYGPCRFTSFKCYSFLDPSKVFQVPSLKSTAVALTRSYNALPERQLLLKLVPTIGIIAFALWGLLPLMRQCRNIFQQNKGDNNWKKSGTYYVGTSYLQPLLLWTGATLICRSLDPMILPSEASRIVKQRLLNFIRSLSTVLALAYSLSSAIQQAQKLLMETNVSSDPRNMGFQFAGKAVYTAVWVAAISLFMELLGFSTQKLLTAGGLGTVLLTLAGREIFTNFLSSAMIHATRPFVVNEWVQTKIEGYEVSGTVEHVGWWSPTIIRGEDREAVHIPNHKFTVNVVRNLSQKTHWRIKTHLAISHLDVNKINNIVADMRKVLAKNSQVEHKRLHRRVFLDIVDTENQALLILISCFVKTSHFEEYLGVKEAVLLDLLKVISHHRARLATPIRTVQKMYKDSDDSIFSSGGTSAAIRPLLLIEDKTKPQTHQAQPNNADERPNAKENDAKLKETLLSDSTRTDDENEMPTKTTGSTSNQTVSNKQQAKKTTISGNNKQSNKIEETTDKPDNNRPSISRHPPLEENIVLGVALEGSKRTLPIEEESASEMVEKSATSSNGGNSKGN; encoded by the exons atgatgatgGCTGTATTGGGTTCTTTGCAACTGCAAGTGCCCCATGAACTGACCATGTACAAGACCCACCACCACCAGAGGAACAATGAGTTGTTCAAG AGAAAAGTGGCTTGCATAAACTCAGTTTCAACCAGAACCGATCTTCTGTCAGTTGCTTCA AAATGCGATTTATGGGGTCGTTGTCTTGTTGCCAACATACACAGACCAATATCCTATGGTCCGTGTAGATTTACATCATTCAAATGTTATTCTTTTCTAGATCCAAGCAAAGTCTTCCAAGTTCCATCTCTAAAGAGTACTGCTGTTGCATTGACAAG ATCATATAATGCTTTACCAGAGAGACAGTTATTACTGAAGTTAGTTCCAACGATTGGTATTATTGCCTTTGCTCTATGGGGTCTTTTGCCACTCATGCGCCAATGCAGAAATATCTTTCAGCAA AATAAGGGTGATAATAATTGGAAAAAGAGTGGAACTTACTACGTAGGGACATCCTATCTTCAGCCCCTTCTTCTATGGACTGGAGCAACTCTTATCTGCAG GTCACTAGATCCAATGATTCTCCCTTCAGAAGCTAGTCGGATTGTTAAGCAGAGACTCCTGAATTTTATAAGATCACTGTCAACTGTTCTGGCTCTTGCTTATTCTTTATCAAG TGCAATCCAACAAGCACAGAAGTTGTTGATGGAAACAAATGTATCATCTGACCCACGTAAT ATGGGTTTTCAATTTGCCGGGAAGGCTGTGTATACTGCTGTATGGGTTGCTGCCATTTCATTGTTCATGGAGTTGCTAGGGTTCTCAACACAAAAATTGCTCACAGCCGGAGGTCTTGGAACAGTCTTGCTTACTCTTGCTGGTCGCGAG ATATTCACAAATTTCCTCTCAAGTGCAATGATTCACGCAACACGTCCATTCGTTGTTAATGAGTGGGTTCAAACTAAAATTGAAGGTTATGAAGTTTCTGGGACTGTTGAG CATGTCGGTTGGTGGTCACCTACCATTATAAGGGGTGAAGATCGTGAAGCTGTTCACATTCCCAATCATAAGTTCACAGTTAATGTTGTGAGGAATCTTAGTCAGAAGACTCACTGGCGCattaagactcatcttgcaatcAGCCACTTGGATGTTAATAAGATAAAT AATATTGTTGCCGATATGCGCAAGGTTTTGGCTAAGAATTCCCAAGTGGAACATAAGAGATTACACAGAAGAGTGTTTCTGGACATCGTTGACACTGAAAATCAGGCTCTTTTG ATCTTGATTTCCTGCTTTGTCAAGACCTCACATTTTGAAGAATATCTGGGTGTGAAG GAAGCTGTATTATTAGATCTTTTGAAAGTTATAAGCCATCATCGTGCTAGACTCGCCACACCTATTCGCACGGTGCAGAAGATGTACAAGGATTCAGACGACTCTATCTTCTCTAGTGGAGGAACATCAGCAGCCATCCGACCTTTGCTTCTGATAGAGGACAAAACTAAACCTCAAACTCATCAAGCACAGCCCAATAATGCTGATGAAAGGCCAAATGCAAAAGAAAACGACGCCAAATTGAAAGAAACTCTGCTTTCTGATTCTACGAGAACAGATGATGAAAATGAAATGCCAACCAAAACGACGGGATCAACTTCCAACCAAACTGTCTCCAACAAGCAACAAGCTAAGAAAACAACAATCTCGGGAAACAACAAGCAGAGCAATAAGATTGAAGAAACGACTGATAAACCAGATAATAACCGTCCATCAATATCGAGACACCCTCCTTTAGAGGAGAACATAGTACTTGGTGTTGCACTCGAGGGATCTAAGAGGACTCTTCCTATCGAAGAAGAGTCGGCCTCGGAAATGGTGGAGAAAAGTGCAACTTCAAGCAACGGTGGTAACAGCAAGGGCAATTAG